The sequence ACCGGCCTTTCCGTCGGTCCGCATCGAAGGCGAATATTATTGGGACGGCGGCATCGTCTCCAATACGCCGCTGCAATATTTGCTCGACCAGGAAGAGGACCGTTCGTCGCTGGTGTTCCAGGTCGACCTGTTCAGTGCCCGCGGCGTGCTGCCGCGCAGCATGCCGGACGTGCTGTCGCGCCACAAGGACATCATGTATTCCAGCCGCACGCGCCAGAATACAGACAATTTCAAGCGCATCCATGGCCTGAAGATGCGCCTGCTCGATGCGCTGAAGCGCGTACCCAAGGAGCAGCTGACACCGGCGGAAGAAGCGCTGATCGCGGACTATTCGGACGCCGGCCTGGTCAACATCGTGCACCTGATCTACCAGCACAAGGGCTATGAAGGTCACGCCAAGGACTACGAGTTCTCCGGCACCTCGATGCGCGAGCATTGGGAGACCGGCCTGGAAGACACGCAGCGCACCTTGCGCCATCGCAAATGGCTGACCATGCCGGCCAATGCCGACGGCGTTACCATCCACGATCTGCACCGCGAAGACCCGACCTGACATTTGCGTCCAGGACAAGCGGAGCAATCTTACAAAGCGGACTTCGCCCGCGAACGGAATCCTTCGCTGGTTGGTCAACCGACGCCGCGCATCGTGCCTGTCACGAGCGCTGCCCGGACGTGCGGGACAAGGATGCGATCCGCCTGGCCGTCACCATGAGTCCCGCGGCAGCTCGGCGAAACTACGGTGCAAACGCGTAGGCACGCCGTCGAGCAAGCTCGGCCGGACTGTGAAGTTCTTCTTCACAGCCTATCAACATTATCGCGGATATTAGCTCGCTGAAAGCAGGCGTACATCTGAGCGCAGGCAAATGCGCTGGGCTCAATGGAGTACCGCTGATGACCGTCGAAGCTGTTTCCCCTGCAGTCGTTCCATCGCGTGACGCCTGGCGCAGCCTGCTCTGGTTTGCGCCGCTCACGTCGCTTTGGCTCCTGGTGATCTACAGATGGCCGGCGATTCCGGCCACTGGCGTTCCGACCACGGCCCATCAGCTCGCTGCCCACGGGCTCATCGCGCTGGGATTATGGCTCGGCCTCGAACACACGAGCCTGACGCCAGCTCAACGCCGTACGACCTGGCTGGCGATCATGATTCCGGACACGCTGTGGCTCGCCTTCGCCTGGAGCGCCGCGATCAACGGCGCCTTTCACGCGGGCACCGCGTCTTTTCCGGTATTGCCATCGGCGATCTTCCTACCGGTGATCATCGCGGCGCCGCTCTTGCTGCTCTCGAAGCGGATCGGGCTAGTGCTCGATGCGATGCCAGCGAGCTGGCTCGTCATGCTTCAGCTCTACCGCGTATTCGGCACCTGGGCTGTCGCAGCCTGGCTGCGCGGTGCGCTGCCCGGCGCGTTCGCAGCGCCGGCAGGCATCGGCGACATGCTGACCGGATTGTTCGCGTTGCCGGCTGCGATCGCAGTGGCGACCGGCACAGACAAAGGCCGGAGGGCGGCAATTCTCTGGAACATCCTCGGGCTTGCCGACTTCGCTGTCGCGATCACCATGGGCATGATCACCTCGCCCGGCCCGTGGCAGTTGATTGTCCCGGATGTGCAGAGCATCGGCGCCGGCGATTATCCGGGTGTGCTGACCCCTGCTTTCGTGGTGCCAAGCTCGATCCTGCTGCACATGTTGTCGCTACGCCAGTTGCGCCGCCGTAACAGGGCGGAAGTTGCGCGGCGGTGGGAGCCGGCCAACGGGCCCATCGAAAGCTGAACCGTTCGAAGCGGCGCGCCCGTCTGGGAAGGCGCGCGCTCTGACCCTTCATTGGTCTTCGCAGGATGGGCCGACAAAGAGAAACGGCGCCACAGGTGGCGCCGTTCTTTCGAGGGGCTGACGCTCAGAACACCTGGCGGAAAACGATGAACAGCACGAAGGCGAGCGTGATCGAGCACGGCAGGGTCAACACCCAGGCCAGCAGCAGGTTGCGCACCGTCGACCATTGCAGGCCCGAGCCATTGGCGGCCATCGTTCCGGCGACGCCGGACGACAGCACATGGGTGGTCGACACCGGCAGGCCGAGCCGGTCGGCCATGCCGATGGTCACCATGGCGACGAGTTCGGCGGCGGCACCCTGGCCATAGGTCAGATGGCTCTTGCCGATCTTCTCGCCGACCGTGACGACGATGCGTTTCCAGCCGACCATGGTGCCGAGGCCAAGCGCCAGCGCCACCGCGACCTTAACCCAGATCGGGATGAACTTCGTCGCGTTGTCGACGGCCTTATGATAGTCGGTGACCGCCTTGAGATCGGCAGCCTCCATCGGCAGCAACTTCTTCTTGTCGATCAGCTTGAGTGCCTCGCCGATCAGGTAGATGTCGTTGCGGGCGTTGCTGACTAGATCGGTCGGCACGTTGTCGACAGTGGCATAGGGCTGCAGGCCCGCTGTCGTATTGTGGATATAGGTCTGCAGCGCGGCCGTCGTCTGGTCGTTCCAGGTCCGGGTGCGCACGGCATCCTGCACGGCTGCCTTGGCATCCTTGGCATCGGTGACGGTGACTCCCGGCTTGACATATTTGCCCAGCGCGGTCTCGACGTTGACCGAAGCCGCCTTGTAGGCCTCGAGATAGTTGATGTCGGGCGTCCGGTTCAGCGCGAAGGCCGTCGGCACGACACCGATCAGGATCAGCATGATCAGGCCCATGCCTTTCTGCCCATCGTTGGAGCCGTGCGCGAAGCTGACGCCGGTGCAGGTGAAGATCAGCAGCCCACGGATCCACCATGGCGGCGGCGTGTTGCCTTTCGGTGCTTCGTAGAGGGCCGGATTGCGGACGAGCAGCTTCATCGCATAGAGCAAGATCGCCGCGGCGAAGAAGCCGATGATCGGCGACACCAGCAAGGTGATGCCGACATTGGTTGCCTGCGACCAGTCGACACCGCTGGTGGCACTGCCGGCAGGCGCCATGAACTGGTTGGCGAGGCCGACGCCGATGATCGAGCCGACCATCGTGTGTGAGCTCGACGCCGGCAGGCCGAGGAACCAGGTGCCGAGGTTCCACAGGATGGCGGCGACGAGCAGCGCGAACACCATGGCAAAGCCGGAGGACGAGCCGACCTGCAGGATCAGCTCGACCGGCAGCAGCGACAGGATACCGAAAGCGACCGCGCCGCTGGAAGTGAGAACCCCGAGGAAATTGAAGGCACCCGACCACATGACAGCGAATTCGGCCGGCATGGAGCGTGTGTAGATGACCGTCGCCACCGCATTGGCCGTATCATGGAAGCCGTTGACGAATTCGAAGCCGAGCGCGATGAGCAAGGCGATGCCGAGCAGGATCCACGGCACGGTCTTGGCCTCGGCCAGATCCTGGCTGAGCGCGTAGCCGACATAAACGACGCCGACGAGCACCAGCACGCCGAAGGCCGGCAGGAACCACTTCGCGCTACCCGAACTGTGCAGCGGATGATCCGGTCTCGGAATGCCCGCTTCACTAGAAACTACGTCCACCATGTCCCACTCCTATTGCATTGCAGCAAAGAACCGGGACGAACGCTATGTCCGCACAATGAACCCTGTATGACGATATCGAACACAACCTCTGAGGGATATCCCAGGCGAAAAGCCGGGCGGTCGACGCTTCAGGCGCCGCTGGATCGCGTCTTCAGGATCGCCGAGAACAGCGGATCGAAGGCGCGGCTGATCGGTGCCGCGGCAGCGCCCAGCGCGATCGACCAGGGGTCGGTGGTGCCGAGTTGCAGGCGCGGCAGGTTCCTTCCTGGCCGGTCGGCGATCGACGGCAGCAGCGGGTGCATCGCCTCGACGAGCCGGCGCGCCAGCGCTTCCGGCGCGCCGCTGGTCAGGATCACGGTCTGCGGATCGAAGATCGTCTCGATGAGATGCACGCTCCAGCGCAGATCATGCGCGGCCCCGTCGATCCAGGCCATCATCTTCGTATCTTCGGCCAGCACCAGGGCGTTCATCTGCTCGTAGATATCGCTGTCCGCCGGGTTGAGGGCGAGATGCTGGTAGAGCGAAGCCAGCGAAGCGCGATGCTCGAGCGGCGTCGAGCCCGGGCCGGCCGGCGCCAGCAGCGCCATGCCGATTTCGCCGGCATTGCCATGGCCGCCGCTGTAGAGTTCGCCATTGAGGATCAGCCCGGCGCCGATGCCGTAGCCGACATAGAGGCAGACAGCGTGGTCGACGCCATGCGCCGCGCCGACGATACGTTCGGCGGTGGCGCAGGCGGCGGCATCGTTCTGCAGGCCGACATTCAGCCCCGTGCCTTTGGCCAGCGTCTCCAGCAGCGGAAATTTCTGCCAGGCCGGCATCATCCATTTGTCGTCCGAATCCTTCAGTCCGAAAGGACCGGGCATGGCAACGCCGAGACCAACCAGGCGTTTTTCCGACTGCGCCGAAATGTCGGCCAGGTCACGGCGCACACCTGCAATCAGCTTCAGGATGATCTCGACGCCCTTCGACGGCTCATCGAAAGGCAGGTTCGCCTCGGCCCGCGCCAGCACGCTGCCCATCAGGTCGACGGCCACAGCGCGCGTCAGATGGCGGTCGATATGCAGGCCGATGGCGAAGGCGCCCTCGGGCACCAGCCTGTAGGGGGTCGACGGCTGCCCCCTGCCCTTGCGCACTGCATCGAGCGCGACGACCAGGCCGTCGCTTTCGAGGTCCTCGATGATGTTGGAGACCGCCTGCTTGGTGAGCTGCGTCGCCCGCGCCAGGTCGGCTCGCGACAGGGCGCCATTGAGGCGCAGCGCCTCGATCATGACCCGGCGATTATGTGCGCTGGTGCCTTCCTGGTTGGTGCCGCTTTTGGCGCGGATCGGGCTGATGTCGTCCACCGGCTTTTCCCCTCTTGACTCCATTAGAATATTGATCGACTAATTAAGTCAAGCGAGTTGACTTAATGCAAACCGAATGTCCCAAAACAAGATGGCCAAGGCGCTCCGCCTGTCGCCACTGGTCAGCCGGGTAAGCATCAGGTCACGCGACATGGATCAGGGAAGGCGATGCGACATGCGCGTATCGCCGGCCCGTCAACACCGGAAATGGGAGAAGAAGATGCTTAGGACAATCACCAAAACACTGGTCGGCGCGGTCTTCGCCGGAGGACTGCTAGTCCCGCACGCTTTTGCCGAAACGACGCTCAATGCGCTGTTCATGGCGCAGGCCGCCTACAGCGAGGCCGATGTGCGCGCCATGACGGACGCCTTCACCAAGGCCAATCCGGACGTCAAGGTCAATCTCGAATTCGTTCCCTATGAAGGCCTGCACGACAAGACGGTGCTCGCCCAGGGTTCGGGCGGCGGCTACGACGTCGTGTTGTTCGACGTCATCTGGCCGGCCGAATACGCCACCAACAAGGTGCTGGTCGACGTCTCGTCGAAGATCACCGACGATATGAAGAAAGGCGTGCTGCCCGGCGCCTGGACCACGGTGCAGTATGACGGCAAATACTATGGCATGCCGTGGATTCTCGACACCAAATATCTGTTCTACAACAAGGACATCCTGGAAAAGGCCGGTATCAAGACGCCGCCGAAGACCTGGGAAGAGCTTGGCGCGCAGGCCAAGATCATCCAGGACAAGGGCCTGCTGAAGACACCGATCGCCTGGAGCTGGTCGCAGGCCGAAGCCGCGATCTGCGACTATACCACGCTGGTCAGCGCCTATGGCGGCGACTTCCTCAAGGACGGCAAGCCGGACTTCCAGAATGGCGGCGGCCTCTCGGCGCTGAAATACATGGTCGACAGCTACAAGTCCGGCCTCACCAACCCGAATTCCAAGGAATTCCTGGAAGAGGACGTGCGCAAGGTCTTCGAAAACGGCGACGCCGCCTTCGCGCTGAACTGGACCTACATGTATAACATGGCCAACGATCCGAAGGACTCGAAGGTGGCCGGCAAGGTCGGCGTCGTGCCGGCGCCGGGCGTCACCGGCATCAGCGAGGTGTCGGCCGTCAACGGCTCGATGGGCCTTGGCGTCACCGCGGTCTCGAAGCATCCGGACGAAGCCTGGAAATACATCGAATACATGACTTCGCAGGCGACGCAGAACCAGTATGCCAAGCTGTCGCTGCCGATCTGGGCCTCGTCCTATGACGACCCGGCCGTCACCAAGGGCCAGGAAGAACTGATCGCCGCCGCCAAGCTCGGCCTCGCCGCCATGTATCCGCGTCCGACCACACCGAAATACCAGGAACTGTCGACCGCGCTGCAGCAGGCCATCCAGGAATCGCTGCTCGGCCAATCCTCGCCGGAAGACGCCCTGAAGACCGCCGCACAAAACAGCGGCCTCTGAGCACTAGTCTCCAGTTGCGGGCGGCACTACAGCGCCGAGCGTCCCTTGGACGCGCAAAGGACGCTGTAGCGCTTTTGATCTTGCGCATGATCCTTTCCGGAAGTCGGTTCCGACTTCCGGGGTCATGCGCGAGTGCCGCCCGTGCTATGTCTGAAATCACCGTGAATCAAGAGAGGCTGCTCCGATGTCGAGCACCTGGATGACGACCCGTGCCTGGTTGCTGATGCTGCCGCTGCTCGTGGTCATGGTCGCCGTCATCGGCTGGCCGCTGGTCGATACGGTCGGTCTTTCCTTCACCGACGCCAAGCTGGTCGGCACCGGCGGCAATTACGTCGGCTTCGACAATTACACCAACATGCTGTCGAGCTCGAATTTTTCGCGCACGCTGGTCACCACGACGCTGTTCGCGGTGATTTCGGTTGCTGCAGAAATGGTGATCGGCGTTCTCGCCGCCTTGCTCCTCAATCAGCAGTTCCACGGCCGCGCCATCCTGCGCGCCCTGATGATCCTGCCCTGGGCATTGCCGACCGTGGTCAACGCCACGCTGTGGCGGCTGATCTACAATCCCGAATATGGCGCGCTGAACGCCGCCCTGACGCAACTCAATCTCATCGACGCCTACCGCTCCTGGCTGGGTGAGCCGGGAACGGCGCTTACGGCGCTGATCGTCGCCGACTGCTGGAAGAACTTTCCACTGGTGGCGCTGATCGCACTCGCCGCTTTGCAGGCGGTGCCACGCGACATCACCGCCGCCTCGCTCGTCGATGGCGCGGGACCGTTCAACCGCTTCCGCTTCGTCATCCTGCCCTATCTCGCCGGCC comes from Mesorhizobium japonicum MAFF 303099 and encodes:
- a CDS encoding inorganic phosphate transporter — encoded protein: MVDVVSSEAGIPRPDHPLHSSGSAKWFLPAFGVLVLVGVVYVGYALSQDLAEAKTVPWILLGIALLIALGFEFVNGFHDTANAVATVIYTRSMPAEFAVMWSGAFNFLGVLTSSGAVAFGILSLLPVELILQVGSSSGFAMVFALLVAAILWNLGTWFLGLPASSSHTMVGSIIGVGLANQFMAPAGSATSGVDWSQATNVGITLLVSPIIGFFAAAILLYAMKLLVRNPALYEAPKGNTPPPWWIRGLLIFTCTGVSFAHGSNDGQKGMGLIMLILIGVVPTAFALNRTPDINYLEAYKAASVNVETALGKYVKPGVTVTDAKDAKAAVQDAVRTRTWNDQTTAALQTYIHNTTAGLQPYATVDNVPTDLVSNARNDIYLIGEALKLIDKKKLLPMEAADLKAVTDYHKAVDNATKFIPIWVKVAVALALGLGTMVGWKRIVVTVGEKIGKSHLTYGQGAAAELVAMVTIGMADRLGLPVSTTHVLSSGVAGTMAANGSGLQWSTVRNLLLAWVLTLPCSITLAFVLFIVFRQVF
- a CDS encoding ROK family transcriptional regulator — encoded protein: MDDISPIRAKSGTNQEGTSAHNRRVMIEALRLNGALSRADLARATQLTKQAVSNIIEDLESDGLVVALDAVRKGRGQPSTPYRLVPEGAFAIGLHIDRHLTRAVAVDLMGSVLARAEANLPFDEPSKGVEIILKLIAGVRRDLADISAQSEKRLVGLGVAMPGPFGLKDSDDKWMMPAWQKFPLLETLAKGTGLNVGLQNDAAACATAERIVGAAHGVDHAVCLYVGYGIGAGLILNGELYSGGHGNAGEIGMALLAPAGPGSTPLEHRASLASLYQHLALNPADSDIYEQMNALVLAEDTKMMAWIDGAAHDLRWSVHLIETIFDPQTVILTSGAPEALARRLVEAMHPLLPSIADRPGRNLPRLQLGTTDPWSIALGAAAAPISRAFDPLFSAILKTRSSGA
- a CDS encoding extracellular solute-binding protein produces the protein MLRTITKTLVGAVFAGGLLVPHAFAETTLNALFMAQAAYSEADVRAMTDAFTKANPDVKVNLEFVPYEGLHDKTVLAQGSGGGYDVVLFDVIWPAEYATNKVLVDVSSKITDDMKKGVLPGAWTTVQYDGKYYGMPWILDTKYLFYNKDILEKAGIKTPPKTWEELGAQAKIIQDKGLLKTPIAWSWSQAEAAICDYTTLVSAYGGDFLKDGKPDFQNGGGLSALKYMVDSYKSGLTNPNSKEFLEEDVRKVFENGDAAFALNWTYMYNMANDPKDSKVAGKVGVVPAPGVTGISEVSAVNGSMGLGVTAVSKHPDEAWKYIEYMTSQATQNQYAKLSLPIWASSYDDPAVTKGQEELIAAAKLGLAAMYPRPTTPKYQELSTALQQAIQESLLGQSSPEDALKTAAQNSGL
- a CDS encoding carbohydrate ABC transporter permease; this encodes MSSTWMTTRAWLLMLPLLVVMVAVIGWPLVDTVGLSFTDAKLVGTGGNYVGFDNYTNMLSSSNFSRTLVTTTLFAVISVAAEMVIGVLAALLLNQQFHGRAILRALMILPWALPTVVNATLWRLIYNPEYGALNAALTQLNLIDAYRSWLGEPGTALTALIVADCWKNFPLVALIALAALQAVPRDITAASLVDGAGPFNRFRFVILPYLAGPLMVALVLRTIEAFKVFDIIWVMTRGGPANSTRTLSILVYQEAFSFQRAGSGASLALIVTLLVTVLAVAYAALVRKTAGSAA